In the genome of Methanomassiliicoccus sp., the window TCAATCCACTAAGGAAGCGGAGAAGAGGTCGATCAACTCAGCCCTCAGTGGTTCTAGATTAAGGGTTATCGCAATTTTCTGAGCCGGATGGCCTAAAAAAGGTCAAAAAGAAGGTCGAGGAGCTCTCTGGTGTGGAGTTCAAAATCAAGGACTTTAGGCCGACACTGACATCGATCACCGTGAACGAGGACATGAGCCGTCTTCCCGCCATGTCCGCGCAGTTGAGGCACAACAGCCTAGCCACGACGCAGCGGCCCTACTACAGGATGCAGCAGGGCGTCGCCGGTAAGCAGCTCCGGGACTCATGGAAAGAGAGCCCGGTAATAGCAACACGGAAGCCCGTTATTGAAAATAAATGGAACCTATCTGGCCATAGATAGGAGCGGGCCCGGGGGGATTCGAACCCCCGTCATCGGCTTCGAAGGCCGAAAGGATAATCCAGGCTACCCCACGAGCCCTTGGTCAGGCCTCCGTGGCCTCACCTGGTCTGGACCAGGGAATCCAGAGATATAATTCTATCCCCCTGTCCGGCCCCTTTTTTCCCTTGAAGGTGACGATCTCCGTCCAGCCAATTATCACTCCAATATGATATTATTTATCCAGGCACCGCTATGTGCCCTCGTACGTGGTATAAGAGGGAAGCTGTACCATGGAGGCAGAGCACGAGGGGATGGTGCTTCTGGATAGGATACTGGAGAGCAATCCCACCTGGTCTCCGAGAGGCAGCCGGGTGGACCCTTACATGGGCGTCGACGAATGGATCAGGAGCTGGATGTGGCGACATATCCGCAATTATGTCCTGCAGCGTGACGGACACACCTGCCAGATATGCGGGGATGATGCCCATGAGGTCCAGGTGCACCACATTGTATGGAAAAGCCATAATGGCTCAGACCATCCCAAGAACCTGATGGTGGTCTGTGAAAACTGCCATAGGCAGATCCACGCCAAGCAATTGCCACTGAACATGCTGCAGTGAGATGAGGGACGACGGACCAGCAATTCCCTTCCCGACCGTTCCAGGTCATCTTCGCTCGACCCGGCATCGTTCCGTCGGACGAGGGCACCGCTAGCAAGGTTTTAAACTGGATATCGAGAATCACCGGGCCATGAAGAGGGTTACCATGGGCGACGGGGCCGGAGGAGAGCTTATGCACGAGCTCCTGTCGCTCCACATCATTCCGTTCCTGCCACAGTTCCCTACCGAGGTTCCACTGCGGTCCTTCGACGATTCGGCGGTCGTGGACGACGTGGTCTTTACCACCGATGGCCACACCGTGAAGCCGCTGTTCTTCCCAGGCGGGGACATCGGATCCCTGGCTGTGTGCGGCACGGTCAACGACATCTCAGTCATGGGCGCTACGCCCCTCGCCATGGCCCTCTCGATGATCCTTGAGGAGGGATTGGAGGTCGAAACCCTAGAGAAGGTTGTTAAGTCGATCGGCCAGTACTCCGAACTGGCCAACGTCCCGGTGGTCACCGGGGACACCAAGGTCGTCGAATCGGGCGCCGTCGATGGCATGGTGGTCACTACCTCAGCCGTAGGGAAGCGGAGCGCGTACATGGACCATAATCTCAAGGTCGCCCGGGACTACCGGGCAGTGACCTCTAACTGGCTCACCGACGACAACATTCGCGACGGCGACACTATCATCGTCTCCGGGACGCTCGGTGACCACGGTATCGCCCTGCTGTCGTTCCGCGAGGGCTATGGTTTCGAGACCGAGGTCAAGAGCGACACCGCGCCCCTGAACCGCATTATCGAAGAGGTGCTGAAGGTCGGTGGGGCGGTGAGCATGAAAGACCCCACTCGCGGAGGGTTCGCCAATGCCATCAACGAGTGGTCCTCCAAGTCCGGGGTCGGAGTAGAGATCGAGGAGGCGGCCGTGCCCATATCTGAGCCGGTCAGGAACGCCTGCGAACTCCTGGGCCTCGATCCCATGACCATAGGGAACGAGGGGAAGGTCGTCATCGGCTGCGTGCCGGAGATGGCCGAGGACATCGTCAAAGTGCTCCGGAAGAATCCCCTGGGCAAGAACGCCGCCATCGTGGGGAAGGCCACCAAGAAGTACGAGCGGGTCGTGCTCCGCACCGAGGTCGGCGGAAGGCGCATCCTCGAACCTCCGGTTGGCGACCCAGTGCCCCGCATCTGCTGATCACAGCATCGACTCGATGAAGTAGCACAGCAGGAACGCCCCGAGGCCGGCCACGGCCATTCGGGTGCCCTGGATCCACGGGTTGCGCTCCCCCGCCCGGCCCATGGCCGCCCCCACCACGAATAGTATCGTGATTGCCAGTCCCAGGCTGACATACGCTGCCAGCTGGATGTCTTTCTCTCCGACCATCAGGAAAGGGGTCAGGGTGATGGCTCCGGAGATTATTGGGGCGGTGAAGTTGACCACCGCCACGATCATGATCGTCAGCTTGGAGATGCTGTGAAGGTGGGTGTCCTCAAGGGAGGTCAGCATGGCGCGCTCCATCTCCCGCATTTTGATCGATTGCTCCATGCTCTCCGCCTCGAACACACTGATGCCCGTGGAGATCCCGAGCGCCACGCTGCTGGTGATGATGGTCACGATGACCGTCCTAAGGTTAGGCTCGCTGGAGAACGCGGAAGCTATCAGGATACCTAATATGACGAATGTGGAATCGAACATCGTGTTGACGAAGAACCGGCGCATGGTGGGGCCGGTCTCCGGCTCATCCAACACCGCTCTGATCTTCGTGGCCAGGCTTTGAGTTACCAATTGAGATTACCGAGCCTACCAATGAGGTGGAGGCATATCACCGTTTCGTATGTGTCCCATTTTCATCCACGGGATACGAATTAGGGCTCCGGCCGGGAGCTAGAACCTCGATAGGAGCCTTGAAGGCTGCTTATCTGCCCTTGCGTCAGAAGCTATCTTTTAATACCCTCTCTTCATTCAGAGCCAAGCACGGGCTCATGGTCTAGCGGTTATGACGTTGCCCTTACACGGCGAAGGTCGCCGGTTCAAATCCGGCTGAGCCCACTCCAACTATCTGGTTTTTTTCAGAAATGCGGACGTGAAGTTATCTGGGGGAAAGAGATCGTGCCTCAGGCTCGAACGCTTATCCCAGGATTAAAAAGTAGGCTGGGGACGGCGTTCTACCAGAGGTTCGAAAAATATTGCCATCCAGGGCTTGCGGCAGTTATGAGTCAAAAATCAACTTTTACACTATCAGGCTCAACAGATGCGTCGTCATGCATTCAGAAGCACCATCTGGCATTTGTAAAAAATGTCGAAGTTCGTTATAAATACTAGCTTTGATGTCGGAATGTAGCTAGGAGAATTCGAAGACTTTTTTTCCAGGTCGACAGCTTTCAGGTCGCTAGTATCCGCTCGATCTCCAAGAGCTTCTTAGAGACCGTCTTACCCTTGGCGGTCAGCCAGTAGCGGTAGATACGCTTGGGTGTGGTCTGGTATTCGACCTTTACCAACCCGGCCTGTTCGAGGGCGGCCATGGTATCGTGGAGGCGATAGTGGTTCCCGATTACCGTCTTCAGGTCGACGTTTTTAGCCTCGCCGTGGTCGTGAAGATACCGGAGCACGCCAGAGACGCCCTCCCGGTTCATGATCGATTCGTAGTTTTTGGAACCTTTATCCTCTTTCATTTTAAACAGGATAAAGCAAACAGGGCATATTAGCTATTCTATTTCCTATTTCATATCTAACAGGACAAAGGATATTTATCCTACTTCGTTATTCTTTTGATTAGTCCCTGACGCCAAGCGTCTGGAAGGAGCGGTACCATGACAAACGGTGTAAGGAAGATTGAGAACCCCAGGCTAGGAGAGAAGATGCGGATGTCCAAGAAGAAGGGACATGCTAGCGCCCGTGACCCCAGGCTGAAGAGCAAGCCGGGGCTGCTGTCCTGCGAGATCATCGTGCGGAAGTCGAAGAACGTCAAGATTGACCAGAAGAAGCTGGACGAGGTCCTGGACCGGAAGTGGCAGGAGACCTTCGAGGAGGTATCGGCCCTCGTTGAACGGCCCCTACTGTAGACCGGATCTCAGGCAGGCCGGTCAAGAACGAAGAGGAGCGCGCTCCTGTCCCTGAGCTCTGACGGCGGTGATGGGATTCGGAGCCCAGTTGCTCCGCTCATGTGCCCATGATTTGGTGGATATGTTCACGGCAATCTCAACCACTCAGTACCAACGCCGTTGGCCTCCTCATCATGCTCATGACGATTGGTCGAAGGATGCCTGTCGCTTGACGTTTGGTGCCCAGACCTATGTGTTCACTGGAGCCCAGGTCATGACCGCCAGGATCTTTCTTCCATGCATGTGAAAGATGCCATTGTGGCTTTGATCGAGGATATAATCATTGATGATGGCTTTTTTCTCCTCGGTCATCATCGTAAATATCTCGAAGTAGGCCTGGAAATTGGCAATGACGACGTTGGCATCGGCGACCATGTCGAAGGATGCGGAAATGTGTTTCAGATCTGGTCGCTGACCATCCTCCAGGAGGATGTTAAACGGGTACTTGATATCATATGCGTGTGATGGACGGAATTCACCGACCACTCGTTCCCAGAGGTCGTTCCTCGTCTTCATCTCGTCCCCCAGTGCAGCGGTGATATAGCAGCAATCCCTCTTGGATGCGGCACCCATTTTCATCAAGCCTTCAGCATTACGCACCGCAGGGGAAAGGGCGCTGAGCACTAAATCGAACTCACCCGTGCTAAGGTCCTCCCATCTGCCCACAATCCCTTCGACGTTCGTCATACGCTGGGCGGAAGATTTCCTAGTCATTTCGACGATCATGCCATGGGCTGAGTCCAGACCAAGCACATGACGGGAATGTCGTGCCAGAGGAATTGTGTAGGTGCCCGGGCCGCACCCGATGTCGAGAACAGAATCGGTCGAACGCAATCTCCCCTCTCGGACCAGGTGGTCAATGACCGCCTGGTACAGGCGGGTATCGGCCTCTGAATCCCGACCATACTGGGCCGCACAAATGCTCCAGTATCGCTCCCATCTGCTTTCGTTCTCTGGCGTGACCTTTAAGGGCGATAGCCGATGCGCCCTGGCCCATTCTTCCTTCCACGACATTACCTCACCTGACCGAATATGCAGATTTTTATACGATGAGATGACGGATCATGATTCTCTCGAAATTCAACTAGGGGATCTTGTTGGTCCTAGATGAGCAAGGTGCGATGGTCACATTATCAATATTCTCTCCCTGCCATGAATGGTGTCCACCACCGAATCGACACCGTAAGCAACCTTGATATTGCCGGGATTGAGGACTTCTTCCTTCCTCCCAGCAGCCAAAACCTTGCCTTCATGCAGAAGGACAATCTTATCGCAGAATCGCATTGCCAGGTCAAGATCATGCACCACCGCGCAAGCTCCGATGTTCTTGGTCCTAACCTGCTCATGAATGGTTCGCATGACATCGATCTGGTATTTTACATCCAGATTGCTCGTTGGCTCATCCAGGAGGAGCATTCTGACCTCCTGCGCTATTGCCCGAGCCATCAACACCCTTTGTGCCTGGCCGCTGCTCAGCCGATCGAACCTCTGTGACGAAAGATGTTTGACATCCATCTCCTCCATGGCCTGCCACGCCATCTCCTTGTCCTTCTCGCCGAACTCCCATGTCACATGTGGCCGTCTGCCCATCAGAACGACCTCATACACGGTTGGGGTGCACGTCTCTTTCGTCAGGTGCTGTGGAACGTACCCTAGCCTCTTCGATAGTTCGATCCTGCTCATCTTCTGGATTTCCTCCCCATCCATGGCCATGGTGCCTTGCTTAGGGGTCAGAAAACCATTGATGCATCTCAGTAGGGTCGTCTTCCCTGAACCGTTGGGACCGAGGATGCCAAGGATCTCTCCTGGATAAGCATCCAAGCATACATCCCTCAGTACCTCGGTGCTGCCATAATTAAAAACCACGTGGTCGATCCTCAGTCGCATACACACCGAAAAACGCTTTTTATAGTATATAACTATTTCTCATTTTTATTTCTAAATCTGATTCTATATATTGATATCATATGCATAATGAGCACCCTATCATTCCATAATAATTTCAATCATCAATGATGATTAATAAATATCTGGCTTAGCATTTCCATATGCACAAAGCGCATTCGGGCAATCATTTTCAACTTTAATAAAGGTATTTCGAAAACTGATAATCAGAGCAATATTATCCATTTGTTGCAGGTTAAATATTAATACGAACTATGAATTCGTGCTACACATGAATCAGAAGGTCATTGCGCTCACTATCGCGGGCATCATTGTCATTGCCGGGGTGGTCGGTGCATTATTACTGACACAGAACAACGCAAAGGCTGAGGTGAACCTGACATCTGTCGCGCTGGACATATATGGGAACGCGGACGGCGATTCGAACATTGATGAGGCCGACGCGAAGCTGGTGGAGAACTACATCAGCGCCTCGTCGACCAGCAACAGCACGGAGATGGCGAAATTTGAGGCAGATAACCATTTCAATTCCAAACTGGCCGATGCCAATAAGGATGGTAAGATCGATGGGGCAGATGCTACCCAGATACGAGCGGTGGTTAACAAGGACGCTGATACGCTCTGGTTCGTGGACGGGGCTGGTGCTGACAGGAGCGTCAGTTTGAACATCTCCAGAATTGGCGCCGAGTACTATGCTAACACCGAGCTGTGCCTCATTCTTGGACTGGCGGACAAGATCGTGGCGGTGGATAACGCTCCCTATGTTTACAAGGACTTCTACTTCACCGCAACACAGCAGGCTAACATCACGAATCTCGTGAATATGAACACACCCGACTACGCCTTCGTTAACGATCTGGACCTTGACGTCCTGCTCACATTCTATACCAACAGCTACGATGTCAAGCAGACCAAGCTCATCGGGACTGATGTAATCTATCTCGGCCTCTACAACCCTGACATGGCCAACGCCGAGGGATCGAACTTCATCCAGGGCATTCTGAAGGCAGGGTACATCTTCGGCGCCGTAGATCGCGCGGAGGAGTATGCGGCCTGGATCCTTGAGACGCGCAATAAGTTGGCCGATATTGCCAACTCCATCCCAGAGGATGAGAAGCCCACGGTCCTCATGAGCAATTACCCTAACTCCTACTTCATCAACCCTGACACCAAGACCGCGACAGTGTACTGCTTCACCGATCCGCTGGGACAGGCTTGTCTCCTGGGAGGAGGTAAGAACGTCGGTGCATCGTTGTACGGGGGCGAGTACAATAACAGCCTCTCCAAGGTGTCCCAGGTGGACGCGCTGTTCAACGATGACAATTCCACCACCATCGATTACATCTTCCTGCACATGGTGAAGTACACATATGCAGGAACGGTTGTGGCTGGCGTTCCTGAACATGGATATCTGGCTCAGAACGAATCGGAGGTGGCGGCATCCTGGGAGAGTGCGACCTCAAGCAGCCACACTCTGCTGGTGGACACAGACCCTAATGACCTCTACCTAATAGCAGGGGACTTCAGGAATGGGCCGACCGGGGCGGTGCTGCTCGGGGCGTACATCGGCAAGATCATCAATCCGAGCCACTACACCAGTATCGACCCGATCGCCCTCCATAACTACTACATAAACCACTTCCTGGGGATCGCAGACTACGACGTTTCGACCGATGGTGTGTTCATGTACCATCCGGTCGCGTGAGGGGGTCCCCCTTTTTATTTTTATCATGGAGGCGAAGATATGGACTGGGCTGGGAGATGGGCAACGTCGATCAGAGCGACCTCACGCGAGAGGCTTAATTCGGGCTTGTTTTGGGACCGCCGTGTCAACATCACCGGACCCAGCCCGTTCTTGAGGGCGATGACCTCCGATCAGATCAAGATCATAGCGCCATCCCCGCATCATAATATTTTGGAGATCGGCCCTGGAAACGGAAGACTGACCATTCCTCTGGCCCAGCTATCGGCGAGCGTGACTTCGATCGACCCTTCTCCGCTTATGCTGCGATCATTGAGTGAGAGGGCAAGGGAGGAGGGCCTGACCAACCTGAGGCTGATCAACGACTGCTGGGAGAACGTGGATGTGGCTGGGATGGGAAGGTTCGACAAGATCGTGTCCTCTTTCTCCATATTCATGC includes:
- a CDS encoding VIT1/CCC1 transporter family protein, encoding MVTQSLATKIRAVLDEPETGPTMRRFFVNTMFDSTFVILGILIASAFSSEPNLRTVIVTIITSSVALGISTGISVFEAESMEQSIKMREMERAMLTSLEDTHLHSISKLTIMIVAVVNFTAPIISGAITLTPFLMVGEKDIQLAAYVSLGLAITILFVVGAAMGRAGERNPWIQGTRMAVAGLGAFLLCYFIESML
- a CDS encoding class I SAM-dependent methyltransferase, with amino-acid sequence MDWAGRWATSIRATSRERLNSGLFWDRRVNITGPSPFLRAMTSDQIKIIAPSPHHNILEIGPGNGRLTIPLAQLSASVTSIDPSPLMLRSLSERAREEGLTNLRLINDCWENVDVAGMGRFDKIVSSFSIFMLDIEEQIRRMDSIADKVYLFVPADLRIPFAVQEILFGRIVVEHTDFEILSNIAEDLGLKPITFTMDYPERACFDNLEVAMEHYFDFYGVPDEKKELVAENLRSTILQKGGQFTTNGSRNVGVIWWQNS
- a CDS encoding methyltransferase domain-containing protein, with translation MSWKEEWARAHRLSPLKVTPENESRWERYWSICAAQYGRDSEADTRLYQAVIDHLVREGRLRSTDSVLDIGCGPGTYTIPLARHSRHVLGLDSAHGMIVEMTRKSSAQRMTNVEGIVGRWEDLSTGEFDLVLSALSPAVRNAEGLMKMGAASKRDCCYITAALGDEMKTRNDLWERVVGEFRPSHAYDIKYPFNILLEDGQRPDLKHISASFDMVADANVVIANFQAYFEIFTMMTEEKKAIINDYILDQSHNGIFHMHGRKILAVMTWAPVNT
- a CDS encoding dockerin type I domain-containing protein; amino-acid sequence: MNQKVIALTIAGIIVIAGVVGALLLTQNNAKAEVNLTSVALDIYGNADGDSNIDEADAKLVENYISASSTSNSTEMAKFEADNHFNSKLADANKDGKIDGADATQIRAVVNKDADTLWFVDGAGADRSVSLNISRIGAEYYANTELCLILGLADKIVAVDNAPYVYKDFYFTATQQANITNLVNMNTPDYAFVNDLDLDVLLTFYTNSYDVKQTKLIGTDVIYLGLYNPDMANAEGSNFIQGILKAGYIFGAVDRAEEYAAWILETRNKLADIANSIPEDEKPTVLMSNYPNSYFINPDTKTATVYCFTDPLGQACLLGGGKNVGASLYGGEYNNSLSKVSQVDALFNDDNSTTIDYIFLHMVKYTYAGTVVAGVPEHGYLAQNESEVAASWESATSSSHTLLVDTDPNDLYLIAGDFRNGPTGAVLLGAYIGKIINPSHYTSIDPIALHNYYINHFLGIADYDVSTDGVFMYHPVA
- a CDS encoding ABC transporter ATP-binding protein, producing the protein MRLRIDHVVFNYGSTEVLRDVCLDAYPGEILGILGPNGSGKTTLLRCINGFLTPKQGTMAMDGEEIQKMSRIELSKRLGYVPQHLTKETCTPTVYEVVLMGRRPHVTWEFGEKDKEMAWQAMEEMDVKHLSSQRFDRLSSGQAQRVLMARAIAQEVRMLLLDEPTSNLDVKYQIDVMRTIHEQVRTKNIGACAVVHDLDLAMRFCDKIVLLHEGKVLAAGRKEEVLNPGNIKVAYGVDSVVDTIHGRERILIM
- a CDS encoding HNH endonuclease; translation: MEAEHEGMVLLDRILESNPTWSPRGSRVDPYMGVDEWIRSWMWRHIRNYVLQRDGHTCQICGDDAHEVQVHHIVWKSHNGSDHPKNLMVVCENCHRQIHAKQLPLNMLQ
- the hypE gene encoding hydrogenase expression/formation protein HypE, which translates into the protein MKRVTMGDGAGGELMHELLSLHIIPFLPQFPTEVPLRSFDDSAVVDDVVFTTDGHTVKPLFFPGGDIGSLAVCGTVNDISVMGATPLAMALSMILEEGLEVETLEKVVKSIGQYSELANVPVVTGDTKVVESGAVDGMVVTTSAVGKRSAYMDHNLKVARDYRAVTSNWLTDDNIRDGDTIIVSGTLGDHGIALLSFREGYGFETEVKSDTAPLNRIIEEVLKVGGAVSMKDPTRGGFANAINEWSSKSGVGVEIEEAAVPISEPVRNACELLGLDPMTIGNEGKVVIGCVPEMAEDIVKVLRKNPLGKNAAIVGKATKKYERVVLRTEVGGRRILEPPVGDPVPRIC